In Lathyrus oleraceus cultivar Zhongwan6 chromosome 2, CAAS_Psat_ZW6_1.0, whole genome shotgun sequence, the DNA window CAACCACCAAGACCATCAAAACAAACGCAACAATAATAGTCACTAGGTTGTTGCCTCTCTGATCTACATGTCGGACACCAGATACATCCCCCGCCGGTACCGGATATTTCTCGTTCCCAGATTTGATTGAACTGCATTCACATTCAAACAAGAATTTTCAAAACGTTGCAATCAAACTTCAACACACAAAAAATCTAGCTAACCAAAACCATATCATACACGGAATGTTATATTATTATAGATGCTACATCTGGCATGGGACGGTGCAtatataaacaaaattaaaattaaatttctTAATCTCAATGATTAATTTTAAAAAAGTCATATAAAAACACGTTTTGACAACTAAGGATTGGAAATTTAATCGTTAATTGAATCAttaatatttttgaaaaatgttATAAGAAAAAAAATTACCCTGTGGAAAGTGTTGGGCAAAAAGTGATGGTATAATCAGCCGAGGCACACGTGAAAGTGCTAGATCCATCGTCATAGGCGTAACTATAAGCGCGTGGACACGCGCTCTTGAAAAACTGCGAGTAGGAACTTGGTTTACATGTATCTGGCGAACCGTAGGCGCCACTACAGCAATATTGCGGATCCCCAAAAGCTTCACACGCGCTTCTACACGCCACGCTCTCTCCACCGTCGCTACTACTCATCACTTTCAACTCTGTTGGACACGCCGCGTTTAAGTCGACGGAGCAACCCGTCGCCGTGCAGTTTCCTCCGCCGGTTTGTCCATGTGGTTCGATTAGTATAGGGAGGTTGTAACCGTCGACGAGACTGACGTCGAAGAAATCAAGTCCTCCGGCGCCGTTGAGAGTGAACTCCGCTAAGGAAGCAGGAGGTATGGCGTTTTTGCCTGCACATTCGATGGTGGAGGAATCACAATCGCCGGTTATGCATGAGAATTTCCCGGTGGAATCTTGTGAGCAGAGGGTTCGTCCCCATAGACGGCCGGACCATGAAGGTGGTACGGCGAGAGCATTGGACTCGCCGGGTTGAAGAGCGAAACCGGTGGTGGAGAAAGGTTCTGTCCCGGCGCCGGATAAAATTCCTGGCCAAACTGTGTAACTGCACTGGTTAACGATTGTGAATGTCGTTGAATATGAACCTGTAATAATAACATGTTAAAAAAAACAACAACGTAAGACACAATAAACATATTAATAAGGAAAGGAAAAAACAAAATAGGTTGTTGTATGAATGGTTTACCTATTAGGTATTGAAGCAGAATTAGGGCGACCAAAGTGGTAGCAAATTGAGTAGAAGAAGCCATAATTGGAAAATTGGCAATAGAGGAATTAATGAGAAGGTGAAAATTGATGAAGTGGTGAATTGGTGTCTTTTATTTAGAATTTAGTGAGATTGAAGAAGTGAATATATAGAGATTTGTGGGGTCAAGGCCCATAGGGCATAGCCCAAAAAGCAAAGGGCACGTGTCATGGGCCCACATTAGCAGTGCACATGTATACATAAACCGCCAATGTGAAAGGTCGGCGGTTTGTCTGGTTTTTATGTGACGATTTTATATACGCCATACATCAAGGTCGTTATTTATTAGGTTTAATATTTCTACttatttaataatatatatatatatatatatatatatatatatatagatttATCGGTGATCCTTAATGTTTAAAAAGGTTTTATACTATCatcaaataaaaatatttttttattatattatataaaTAGTTTAGAATTTTTAATCTGATTTGATGGAATATATAAACGTTATTATTTGATAATGTCAAATAAGTTTACACGTGTATCACCTTTTCTATATATACGTTCACTGAAGTCCAAATTTTAACAAAAGATGGAATTGTTTGAATTAGTCTTGTAAGGAAAAAAACCTTCACAAAATCACTATTATGATTTCTAAGAATACCTCACATGTCGACGAACCATTAGGAAAAAAAGTGACCACCATCAACGGACATTTTGAGAATCTCAGGAAGTGGTTTACTCCAATAGTGTTGTTATCTCTAATCTTTATGTATTGTTTCGACAACTATGCATTTTCTTGATTCAAGATTCCATATTAAAGAATATGACACATATCTGCTGCAAAAATATGAGAGAATTATAGTTTTTCCAAATATAATTGACAACACTTCAAAAATGAGGTTCTATAGCCAAAGAGTGTTATCCAAATTGTTGGATATAGGTTTCTTTATAGCCACACTGAGAGTACTTAAACTAAAAAACTTGTTCCAATAGTCAAGTTTTATGAGATTATCCTATAAAGGTTTTAGATCATTGTAATCTCAAACAACATGCGAGATTGATTCTTGTCCAAGATTACATTTAGGACATAAGTTGTCAATAATCACACCTCTTCCACATTGTTCCTCATAAGTTATGAGTTCTATATGTACATTTTTTTACAAAGAAATACATATAAAAGTTGAAACATTTCACTTCCAAATAATTTTAAACAAGAATTATTATGGATATTGTTAGGGTCGAAGTCAAGAACATCACAATCAAATTTGAGATTAAATATTCCATCAAAGACAAAAAATCAAGGTAGAAAGTTATGCGGTTGGACGTTGAATATTGCTAACGTATGTAAACACAAGATAATTCTTATGGATAAACTACTCAATAAAAAACTTAAGATAGAATACCAAAAGTCCTCTcaaaaaattattaattatagAATACATTATTTCTCCTAAGTCATTTTATAATCC includes these proteins:
- the LOC127120142 gene encoding pathogenesis-related thaumatin-like protein 3.5; translation: MASSTQFATTLVALILLQYLIGSYSTTFTIVNQCSYTVWPGILSGAGTEPFSTTGFALQPGESNALAVPPSWSGRLWGRTLCSQDSTGKFSCITGDCDSSTIECAGKNAIPPASLAEFTLNGAGGLDFFDVSLVDGYNLPILIEPHGQTGGGNCTATGCSVDLNAACPTELKVMSSSDGGESVACRSACEAFGDPQYCCSGAYGSPDTCKPSSYSQFFKSACPRAYSYAYDDGSSTFTCASADYTITFCPTLSTGSIKSGNEKYPVPAGDVSGVRHVDQRGNNLVTIIVAFVLMVLVVDRLW